TTGCAACCCTATGAGAGAAtctaacaacaaaatagactgtCAACTTCGGCTGACTTTTCCTAACTCTGAGCCTATTCACCAACGACAGCTAAAAACTGGACATTTTAATTGTGCAAAAGCCTCTGGAAGCAGGCCTTACAAGCTACCAATACTCAGCCCGCAACCCCCAGCACACAGTTCTGGAGCattggttttgtttctttctctctctctccttctctctctctgggggtgGAAGCTTCCTAAGATCTCCAACTCCCTCAACTCCCTCCTAGGCTAAATCCTCATGAAAGGGCCCTGAGAGAGATGTTGGCCACCAAGGAAGCTTTAGATTTGTCAGAGGCTGGGAGAGGCTGGAGCTTCCACCCCAGCAGGAGACCGGCCCTGCTTTGGCTTTGCTGGCTCTATGGGCTGTGCAGAGctgggtttttctctctcctctcccggtcttttctttctttttcctttcttcctttctctttattatattagtgagatatatatatatatatatatatatatatatatatatatccttcccaTCCTCTCGTCCACTtctcctttattttaaatttcacgCCTCCAGCTATTGAAGAAAAACCCAGCACACCCTTGGTGCTGGAACCTGGTTGCTCAGACTCCCACCGAAGCCCGGCTGGTGCGCCCCAGCGGCTGCCCGGGAGTTCGGGTTCCCTCGGCTCAGGCTGGGGTGGGAGGACGGAGTTGTGGACGTGAGAGGGAGGCCAGCACGTTTCCCCTACCTGTGTGCGTCCTTTTGTggatcttcaagttctcagagcGCGCGAAGACCTTGCCGCAGCcagggaaggggcaggggaagggcttCTCGCCGGTGTGCACTCGGATGTGGTTGACCAGTTTGTATTTGGCTTTGAAGGGCTTGCCCTCTCGGGGACACTCCTCCCAGAAGCAGATGTGGTTGCTCTGCTCGGGGCCGCCGACGTGCTCCACGGTGACGTGCGTGACCAGCTCGTGCATGGTGCTGAAAGTTTTGTTGCACGATTTTTTGGGGTTGGCCAGCTGCTCAGGCTCGATCCACTTGCAAATGAGCTCCTGCTTGATGGGCTGGCGCATGTAGCGGAAGAAGGCGCCGGCGCCGTGGTGCGCGGCCATGTTCACGTTCATGGGCCCGTAGCCGTGCAGCTGGGGCGCGGCGTAGTGCTCGGAGCGCGGGCTGGTCACCTGGCCGTACTGCTCCGGCCGCGGATACATGTCCCCCGAGAAGCCCAAGCGCATCTGCCCGTTGACCACATTGGGCGACGCGTGGCCGGCAGCCTGCTCGTGCAGGCCGGGGAAGAGCAGGTGGCCCGCCGCGTCCGTGTGGCCGTGGGGCCCCCCGAACCCCCCGGCCGAGGCGGCAAACAGGCTGTGCTGCGCGCTGGCCGCTGCGTCGCCGAAGCCGCGGTTGCGGAACAGAAAGTCCCGGGTGGAGTTGAAGGCGGCGCTCGAGTAGGAGCCGACGTGgcccgggtggtggtggtggcccaGGGCGGCAGCGGCCGCGTAGCCGGGAGCTTGCGACGTGAAGGCCGTCTGTCCGGCCGAAGCCAGCTCGTGCGAACTGGGGTTCAGCTTGAAGGCGCCCATGCCGTCGGCGAACGGGTTGATGCCCAGGCCCACGTCGCGCTCGCCCACGTCGCCCGCCGAGTGGTGGCGGGACGCGCCGAAGGTGGTCACGCCGATCGCGGGGTACTGGGGGCCGGCGTCCAGGAGCATCGTGGCAGCTCGGGGCGAGCCCCGGCCTCCCCCGGGCCCCCCACCCTCGCCTGCCGAGGAGGGAAAatcgggaggaggaggaaagggaggcggaggaagaggaggaagaagaagaggaggaggagaggaggatagGAGGGAGGGGGAGTCGACCCACCTCGCGAAGTCCGGGCCCGCTGGCAGCGCCGGGGCGCCCCGGGGAGCCCGCCGAGCCGAGCGCCGGGGAAGCGGGACGGCTGCGGGCCGCGAGCGAGGCTGGCTCCGGCGCCCGCCCTGCAGACCCCGCCGGCCCGGCTCGGCTCGCCGCTCAGTCTCGGCGGAGAGGACCCCGCGTCAAGGCTGGCGGCCGGAGACAGGCGCGGTGCATCTCAGCCCCCCAAAAAAACTTCCTCCCGGATGCGCAGCATAGAGGAATGTGAGCGCCCGAGCCGCGGCCGCTCGCCCCGCTCGCTCTCCGCCTCCGTCGGCCGCCCCTCCTCACTTCTCCAACCAACCCCTcgccctttcttttctctctctctctttctctctctttctctctctttctctctctctctctctctttctctctctctctctctcctctccggcTTGACTCCtcgcttcttctctctcctttcccccctctgcctttttttttttttgcaaaaaaaaggggggggcagagggagggagagcaaagaaagaaagaaaatgccaaaGAAAAGGCGCAAATCatacacaatattgtcttttgcGGTTTATCTTCCTGGGGAGAAACTTTCACCTCCTCCGCCGGGCGGTGAGCTCGAGACTGATAGCAGCAATCATTCCTGCAGATAAATGAATTGAAAGGACGACACCGTCCCCCCCTTGATGAATGGGAGCAGGGGGAGGCGTCACGTGCCGCGGGCGCGGCCGCCCATTGGCCGGAGCGCGCTCCCCCCTCCCTTGGCCGCCGTGCCAACGGAGGGCGCGCAGAGTTGCTGCGCGCAGCTCATTGGCCCGCCCGCCTCATCAATCCCAGGTATTGTAAAGCGCTTGACATCCCCTTTTGACAAACAGGGCTGCCAGGAGTAGCAACTTTTTTTAAGCCAAAAATTTCCTCTtctcatggaaaaaaaattttttttggatgaCTTGCTacgattccttttttctttctttttttcctcctcttgcaGACGAGTGCATTCGCTTgctctctcctgctctttctccctccgtctctctctctctctctctctctctctctctctctctctctctctctcgtccttcCTCCAACCTGCTCTTGGAGCAGGGACCGGCGACTTCGGGCCTGGTTCAGGGAGCGGGAGGCGGGGATGGGGCCAGGCTGCCCAGCACTGACAATTCCAGAATGTCTCGATTCagcaactttcttttctttctactgccccccccacacacacaccccgttcCAGGGCAGCAAAGAAGGCTTTTGTTATTTGCTCCTTTTGAAGTTTGCTTCCCTCTTGCCTCATCCCCCTCCTGCTTATAATTTAAGATCCCGGGAACACACACGGTCACACCACGGTCCCCTTCACAAGAAATGCGGTTTCTCAGGCTAGCCGGCTGTCTCAGTTTCCCCAATTTTCGCACATCAGCTAGTCTCCCTGTGTCCATCATGCCCCCCcttccacacacaccccaaaataaACACAGGTGGAGAAGAGTTCTTCATCTCCCAGGTTACTGAGGGCTTTTCTTACCCCCCAGTCCCCCACTGGAAACATTGTTGTccattctttcccttctttcttcttgagttattctccttttccccttcttccccttgcCTTCCCTCTTCCCCCACTCACCCCCTCCTACACCCCTGCTCCCAAGCTCCCAGCCTCTTTCATTCAGGTAAAACTGTAAATTTCCCAAATGCACTATTGTTCTCCTACCCTGGGCCACTCAAAGCTCCCTGGAATTTCcccaatacttcttttttttttttttttttttggtatttaaatcctcctccccccctcccatagATAGGACCAATGTAAATTTGGTGACATTCAAACCTTTTTCTAGTTCACAAATCAGTCACCCTTGTCACAGTTATTGAAATGCCGCAACTCGCCACACCAGGACGGTGGAAAAAGCGGGCGCGGTCTTTGTGGCCGACCAGGCTTTTGATCGCCAGGGAAAATTTACTTACCTTCAGATGAGTgagcagaaaaagaaataacactCCCTTTGATTTAGTTAGGAAAATGCAGACATTTGGATTCAGTGCAAACATACAACACTCGCTTGTTTTCGCGATGCGGCCCTCGATTAACCTGTCTTTGCCCAGCGCAAAGGCTATTCAGCCCCTGTGCCTAGTTGCTTTTTGTCCCAGCCACAAAGAACCATTgactatatattaaaatgattgttgAAAGGTAGAGAAGTATGGCACTTAAAagtagaataagaaaaaaaaaatccctgtgacTCAATCAATTAAGGAGAGCAATATTCTG
Above is a genomic segment from Erinaceus europaeus chromosome 9, mEriEur2.1, whole genome shotgun sequence containing:
- the ZIC1 gene encoding zinc finger protein ZIC 1: MLLDAGPQYPAIGVTTFGASRHHSAGDVGERDVGLGINPFADGMGAFKLNPSSHELASAGQTAFTSQAPGYAAAAALGHHHHPGHVGSYSSAAFNSTRDFLFRNRGFGDAAASAQHSLFAASAGGFGGPHGHTDAAGHLLFPGLHEQAAGHASPNVVNGQMRLGFSGDMYPRPEQYGQVTSPRSEHYAAPQLHGYGPMNVNMAAHHGAGAFFRYMRQPIKQELICKWIEPEQLANPKKSCNKTFSTMHELVTHVTVEHVGGPEQSNHICFWEECPREGKPFKAKYKLVNHIRVHTGEKPFPCPFPGCGKVFARSENLKIHKRTHTGEKPFKCEFEGCDRRFANSSDRKKHMHVHTSDKPYLCKMCDKSYTHPSSLRKHMKVHESSSQGSQPSPAASSGYESSTPPTIVSPSTDNPATSSLSPSSSAVHHTTGHSALSSNFNEWYV